In Devosia sp. XK-2, one DNA window encodes the following:
- the ccoO gene encoding cytochrome-c oxidase, cbb3-type subunit II, with the protein MSILAKHGIIERNASLLLVGSLIVVAIGGIVEIAPLFYFQNTIEKVDGMRPYSPLELAGRDIYIREGCYTCHSQMIRPFRDEVERYGHYSLAAESMYDHPFQWGSKRTGPDLARVGGRYSNEWQVQHLSDPRSVVPESVMPSYSFLSLTTLDYGTITGKLQANATVGVPYTPEMIEAATADLLAQATPDADTSDLTARYPKAVVGDFDGDPSRVTEMDALVAYLQMLGTLVEFDSYDAEANFR; encoded by the coding sequence ATGTCCATTCTTGCCAAGCACGGCATTATCGAACGCAATGCTTCGCTGCTCCTGGTCGGTTCGCTCATCGTGGTGGCCATTGGCGGCATCGTGGAAATCGCGCCGCTGTTTTACTTCCAGAACACCATCGAAAAGGTCGATGGCATGCGGCCCTATTCGCCGCTCGAGCTGGCGGGGCGCGACATCTATATCCGCGAAGGCTGCTATACCTGTCACAGCCAGATGATCCGTCCGTTCCGCGACGAGGTCGAGCGCTACGGCCATTACTCGCTGGCGGCGGAGTCGATGTATGACCACCCGTTCCAGTGGGGGTCCAAGCGTACCGGCCCGGACCTAGCCCGTGTCGGTGGCCGCTATTCCAACGAGTGGCAGGTTCAGCATCTGAGCGACCCGCGCTCGGTCGTGCCTGAGTCGGTCATGCCGAGCTATTCATTCCTGTCGCTCACCACGCTCGATTATGGGACCATTACGGGTAAGTTGCAGGCCAATGCCACGGTCGGCGTGCCCTATACGCCCGAGATGATTGAGGCAGCCACCGCGGACCTGCTCGCCCAGGCCACGCCTGATGCGGACACGTCTGATCTGACAGCCCGTTATCCCAAGGCAGTGGTGGGTGATTTTGACGGTGATCCGAGCAGGGTCACGGAAATGGATGCCCTGGTCGCCTATCTGCAGATGCTCGGCACGCTGGTCGAATTCGACAGCTACGACGCCGAGGCCAATTTCCGTTGA
- the ccoN gene encoding cytochrome-c oxidase, cbb3-type subunit I yields the protein MNKGWIIGLGGGTLAAALLSGLAVDAPFRLHMGILTLVLGLATLVALRLPNRAESVAGEASYMDGPVRVGSLLTVFWGVVGFLVGVVVATQLAFPELNFGPWLTFSRLRPLHTSAVVFAFGGTALLTTSFYVVQRTSRARLFGGDLAWFVFWGYQLFIVMAATGYLLGITQGREYAEPEWYVDLWLTVVWVAYLILFLGTLLKRKEPHIYVANWFYLAFIVTVAMLHVVNNLAVPVSVFGSRSYSLFSGVQDALTQWWYGHNAVGFFLTAGFLGMMYYYMPKQAERPVYSYRLSIIHFWSLIFLYIWAGPHHLHYTALPDWAQTLGMVFSVMLWMPSWGGMINGLMTLRGAWDKLRTDPIIRMMVIAVAFYGMSTFEGPVMSIKSVNGLSHYTDWTIGHVHSGALGWVGMISFGAVYFMVPRLWGRERLYSLRMVNWHFWLATLGIVVYAAAMWVAGIMQGLMWREYDSQGFLVYSFAETVAAMHPYYVMRLGGGLLYLIGGLVMAYNVLMTVAGRVRTERPMPSPANLQPAE from the coding sequence GTGAACAAGGGATGGATTATTGGCCTTGGTGGCGGAACACTGGCTGCGGCGCTGCTTTCCGGGCTGGCCGTAGACGCACCATTTCGCCTGCATATGGGTATATTGACCCTGGTGCTAGGCCTGGCAACGCTGGTGGCCTTGCGATTGCCCAATCGTGCGGAAAGTGTCGCAGGCGAGGCCAGCTATATGGATGGCCCGGTCAGGGTCGGCTCGCTGCTGACCGTATTCTGGGGCGTTGTCGGCTTTCTGGTCGGGGTGGTGGTTGCGACGCAACTGGCGTTCCCCGAACTCAATTTCGGCCCATGGCTTACCTTTAGCCGACTGCGGCCGCTGCATACATCAGCGGTGGTTTTTGCATTCGGCGGCACTGCACTTCTGACCACAAGCTTCTATGTGGTCCAGCGCACCAGCCGGGCCCGCCTGTTTGGGGGCGATCTGGCCTGGTTCGTGTTCTGGGGCTACCAGCTTTTCATCGTTATGGCGGCGACCGGCTATCTGCTGGGCATCACGCAAGGCCGCGAATATGCCGAGCCGGAATGGTATGTCGATCTGTGGCTGACCGTGGTCTGGGTCGCGTATCTAATCCTGTTCCTGGGCACGCTCCTTAAACGCAAGGAGCCCCATATCTATGTGGCGAACTGGTTCTACCTGGCCTTCATCGTCACGGTGGCGATGCTGCATGTGGTCAACAATCTGGCGGTGCCGGTCTCGGTCTTCGGATCGCGGAGCTATTCGCTGTTCTCGGGCGTGCAGGATGCGCTGACCCAGTGGTGGTACGGCCACAATGCTGTGGGCTTTTTCCTCACCGCCGGCTTTCTGGGGATGATGTATTACTACATGCCCAAGCAGGCTGAGCGCCCGGTCTATTCATACCGGCTCTCGATCATCCACTTCTGGTCGCTGATCTTCCTCTATATCTGGGCCGGCCCGCACCACCTGCATTATACCGCGCTGCCCGACTGGGCGCAGACGCTGGGCATGGTGTTTTCGGTCATGCTCTGGATGCCGAGCTGGGGCGGCATGATCAATGGCCTGATGACCCTGCGCGGCGCCTGGGACAAGCTCCGGACCGATCCGATCATCCGCATGATGGTCATTGCGGTCGCCTTCTACGGCATGTCCACCTTCGAAGGCCCGGTCATGTCGATCAAGTCGGTCAACGGGCTCAGCCACTATACCGACTGGACCATCGGCCACGTGCATTCGGGTGCCCTGGGTTGGGTCGGCATGATCTCGTTCGGCGCCGTCTATTTCATGGTGCCGCGCCTTTGGGGTCGCGAGCGGCTCTATTCGCTGCGCATGGTCAATTGGCACTTCTGGCTGGCGACGCTGGGCATCGTGGTCTACGCGGCTGCCATGTGGGTCGCCGGCATCATGCAGGGCCTGATGTGGCGCGAATACGATAGCCAGGGGTTCCTGGTCTATTCCTTCGCCGAAACCGTGGCGGCCATGCACCCCTACTATGTCATGCGCCTGGGTGGCGGCCTGCTCTACCTGATCGGTGGCCTGGTCATGGCCTACAACGTCTTGATGACCGTCGCCGGCAGGGTGCGCACCGAGCGCCCCATGCCGAGCCCGGCCAACCTGCAGCCCGCTGAGTAA
- a CDS encoding sulfite exporter TauE/SafE family protein gives MISDAVVWGAALGVGAALHCAGMCGAIGCALLTAAGPDATTRPAWQRLAMMQVGRVLAYIMLGLVFGAFGAGLYRALDLSAVHVALQWLAATIVLWIGLSTAGLVPSVAGLDRALAPMANQVARARFFLSQSGPELDLVSGLLWGLTPCPLVYIAIFNAMLLGSVEQAMLMMLVFGLVTTVPVMISALSLHRAAGWRTGPGRKLAGAILIGAGLLAFALTTPGSPLCIT, from the coding sequence ATGATCTCTGATGCTGTAGTCTGGGGCGCCGCCCTGGGTGTGGGCGCGGCACTCCATTGCGCCGGCATGTGCGGGGCAATCGGCTGCGCCCTACTGACAGCGGCCGGGCCTGACGCCACCACGCGTCCCGCCTGGCAGAGGTTGGCCATGATGCAGGTCGGCCGCGTCCTGGCCTATATTATGCTGGGGCTGGTCTTTGGCGCCTTCGGCGCAGGCCTCTATCGCGCGCTCGATCTCAGCGCCGTCCATGTGGCGCTGCAATGGCTTGCCGCCACGATCGTTCTCTGGATAGGCCTGTCGACTGCCGGCCTCGTGCCTTCGGTGGCCGGCCTGGATCGGGCCCTTGCGCCAATGGCCAACCAGGTGGCGCGGGCGCGCTTCTTTCTTTCCCAATCGGGCCCCGAACTGGACCTCGTCTCCGGGCTCCTCTGGGGGCTCACGCCCTGCCCCCTGGTCTATATTGCTATCTTCAATGCTATGCTGCTTGGCTCGGTCGAGCAAGCCATGCTCATGATGCTGGTCTTTGGCCTGGTCACGACAGTCCCGGTCATGATCTCGGCACTCTCGCTCCATCGCGCCGCTGGCTGGCGCACCGGCCCCGGCCGCAAACTGGCCGGCGCAATCCTGATCGGCGCCGGCCTATTGGCTTTCGCCCTGACAACGCCGGGCAGCCCTTTATGCATCACCTGA
- a CDS encoding ATP-binding cassette domain-containing protein — MQPVLSARALNKRYGRVTALDNCDFDLMPGEILAVIGDNGAGKSSLIKALSGAIQPDSGEIFLEGQQVHFSSPIDARNAGVETVYQTLAMSPALSIADNMFMGREIRKSGFMGQVLRQLDRPTMERIAREKLSELGLMTIQNINQAVETLSGGQRQGVAVARAAAFGSKVIILDEPTAALGVKESRRVLDLIQDVRARGIPIILISHNMPHVFEVANRIHVHRLGRRLCVIDPKDYTMSDAVAFMTGAKAAPGSTANAA, encoded by the coding sequence ATGCAACCCGTTCTTTCCGCCCGCGCCCTCAACAAGCGCTATGGCCGCGTCACCGCCCTGGACAATTGCGATTTCGACCTGATGCCGGGGGAGATCCTGGCCGTCATCGGCGATAATGGCGCCGGCAAATCCTCGCTGATCAAGGCGCTTTCCGGGGCCATTCAGCCCGATAGCGGCGAGATATTCCTTGAGGGGCAGCAGGTGCATTTCTCCTCCCCCATCGACGCTCGCAATGCCGGGGTTGAAACGGTCTATCAGACCCTTGCCATGTCGCCGGCGCTCTCGATTGCCGACAATATGTTCATGGGCCGGGAAATCCGTAAATCGGGCTTTATGGGCCAGGTACTACGCCAGCTCGACCGGCCGACCATGGAGCGCATTGCGCGGGAAAAGTTGTCCGAACTCGGATTGATGACCATCCAGAACATCAACCAGGCGGTGGAAACGCTGTCCGGCGGCCAGCGTCAGGGCGTGGCAGTGGCTCGTGCGGCAGCTTTCGGCTCCAAGGTCATTATTCTGGACGAACCGACGGCAGCGCTGGGCGTCAAGGAGTCGCGGCGGGTGCTGGACCTTATCCAGGATGTGCGGGCGCGTGGTATTCCGATCATCCTGATCAGCCACAACATGCCGCATGTGTTCGAAGTGGCGAACCGCATCCACGTGCATCGACTGGGGCGACGCCTGTGCGTCATCGATCCCAAGGACTATACCATGTCCGATGCCGTGGCTTTTATGACCGGTGCAAAGGCGGCTCCTGGAAGCACCGCCAACGCCGCCTAG